From the Leptospirales bacterium genome, one window contains:
- a CDS encoding polymer-forming cytoskeletal protein, giving the protein MAKKKDNLLMEITEGGVVSTVLGRETSFEGVLEFKRPLQINGEFQGEIITDGVLLIGETAIVRANIRAGAVVVGGQVYGNIEARNRLEMLASGRVHGNIRTAKLQIADGVVFDGNCEMISPQEVSSVKASR; this is encoded by the coding sequence AGAAAGATAACCTGCTTATGGAAATTACCGAGGGCGGCGTCGTTTCGACGGTCCTCGGCAGGGAAACCAGCTTTGAAGGCGTGCTGGAATTCAAGCGCCCGCTGCAAATCAATGGCGAATTCCAGGGTGAGATCATCACCGATGGCGTTCTGTTGATTGGAGAGACAGCAATAGTGCGCGCCAATATTCGCGCCGGCGCCGTGGTCGTTGGCGGCCAGGTTTATGGCAACATTGAGGCGCGCAATCGTCTGGAGATGCTGGCCAGCGGAAGGGTGCACGGTAACATCCGCACGGCAAAGCTACAAATTGCAGATGGCGTTGTCTTCGACGGCAACTGCGAAATGATTTCCCCTCAGGAAGTGAGTTCAGTAAAGGCGTCGCGATAG